A single region of the Saprospiraceae bacterium genome encodes:
- a CDS encoding N-acetyl sugar amidotransferase, which translates to MKTLYDQAILEKDPIANHGRPYQQCSISVMDTIADPNITFDEKGISHYYYKYKEEESRFVLKGEAGQQKLKEAIEKIKSAGKSKAYDCILGLSGGVDSTYLCLLAKEKGLRPLVVHCDNGWNSELAQHNIEQTVNRLGFDLFTYVINWPEFRELQLSYLKASVVDIEVLTDHAFMAVLYEQARKWNIKYVLAGMNIVTEQVLPSHWIYNKGDSVNIKAIQKKHGSIPLKGLKSFPFLSYNTKKYCSDVLQMEVITPLNYIDYVYDEVKDRIKTELDWRDYGGKHYESVWTRFYQGYILPTKFNIDKRKAHFSNLIFSGQLSKTEALNKLNIPGYPQDLLQADFDFVIKKFGLTIEKFEQIMKLPRREHTDYAIQKGFFETYPVFKGLKPIIKAIRKGF; encoded by the coding sequence ATGAAAACTTTATACGACCAAGCTATCCTAGAGAAAGACCCAATTGCTAATCATGGACGTCCCTATCAGCAGTGCTCGATAAGTGTCATGGATACGATTGCTGATCCTAATATTACTTTTGATGAAAAAGGGATAAGCCACTACTATTATAAATATAAGGAGGAAGAGAGTCGCTTTGTTTTAAAAGGGGAAGCAGGGCAGCAAAAGCTAAAAGAAGCCATCGAAAAAATTAAATCGGCTGGTAAAAGCAAAGCATATGACTGTATTTTGGGCTTAAGTGGCGGGGTGGATAGTACTTATCTTTGTCTCTTAGCTAAGGAAAAAGGATTAAGGCCTTTGGTTGTTCATTGTGATAATGGTTGGAACTCAGAATTAGCACAGCATAATATCGAACAAACGGTCAATCGCTTAGGGTTTGATCTTTTTACTTACGTTATCAATTGGCCAGAATTTCGAGAACTACAGCTGTCTTATCTTAAAGCTTCGGTGGTAGACATAGAAGTGTTGACTGATCATGCCTTTATGGCGGTCCTTTATGAACAAGCACGCAAATGGAACATCAAATATGTCCTGGCAGGGATGAATATTGTGACCGAGCAAGTGCTGCCGTCCCATTGGATCTACAACAAAGGAGATTCCGTCAATATTAAAGCGATCCAAAAAAAGCACGGTAGTATTCCGTTGAAAGGCTTAAAAAGTTTTCCTTTTTTAAGTTATAATACAAAAAAATATTGCTCAGATGTGCTCCAAATGGAAGTTATCACGCCCTTAAATTATATTGATTATGTGTATGATGAGGTAAAAGACAGAATTAAAACGGAATTGGATTGGCGAGATTATGGTGGAAAACATTATGAATCCGTCTGGACACGCTTTTATCAAGGTTATATTTTGCCTACAAAATTTAATATTGATAAAAGGAAAGCACATTTTTCTAATTTAATTTTTTCGGGTCAATTAAGTAAAACCGAAGCACTTAACAAACTAAATATACCAGGTTATCCACAAGATTTGCTACAAGCAGATTTTGACTTTGTAATTAAAAAATTTGGGCTTACAATAGAAAAATTTGAACAGATTATGAAGCTACCTAGGAGGGAACATACTGACTACGCTATTCAAAAAGGTTTTTTTGAAACCTATCCTGTTTTCAAAGGGTTAAAACCGATTATTAAGGCTATTCGTAAAGGGTTTTGA